Proteins from one Neochlamydia sp. AcF84 genomic window:
- the ltrA gene encoding group II intron reverse transcriptase/maturase, translating to MSETKPFIISKTLVMEAYKLVKANAGAAGIDQQTLEDFDRNLKSNLYKIWNRMSSGSYFPPPVKAVSIPKKSGGERILGIPTVSDRIAQMIVKLMFEPIVEPHFHQNSYAYRPNRSALDAVGITRQRCWKYDWVLEFDIKGLFDNIDHDLLMKAVRKHTDNKWVILYIERWLKAPLQLKDGILVTRNAGVPQGGVISPVLANLFLHYVFDTWMTRKYPSMPWCRYSDDGLIHCNTEQDAQHLLTNLKKRFEECSLMLHPDKTKIIYCKDGSRKGKYKETKFDFLGYTFRPRLVKNSKRSSMFISFTPAVSQAALKSMKATIRQWNIRNRTDLELGDIAKMYNPVIRGWLAYYGKYSPSALYQFCRHFNKTLVAWGMRKYKELAGHKTRTTIFIEKIVKETPELFVHWNKGMIGAFA from the coding sequence GTGAGTGAAACAAAACCTTTTATTATTTCTAAAACACTTGTTATGGAGGCCTATAAACTTGTAAAAGCAAACGCAGGAGCAGCTGGCATAGATCAGCAAACGCTAGAGGATTTCGATCGAAACCTTAAAAGCAATCTTTATAAAATCTGGAACCGAATGTCCTCGGGAAGCTATTTTCCACCGCCTGTAAAGGCCGTTTCAATACCAAAGAAAAGTGGTGGAGAAAGAATCTTGGGAATACCTACAGTAAGTGACAGAATAGCTCAAATGATTGTAAAGCTGATGTTTGAACCTATAGTAGAGCCCCATTTTCACCAAAATTCTTATGCATATAGGCCGAATAGATCAGCTTTAGATGCTGTAGGAATCACTAGGCAAAGATGTTGGAAATACGATTGGGTGCTGGAATTTGATATTAAAGGCCTATTTGACAATATAGACCATGACCTTCTAATGAAAGCAGTAAGAAAACATACAGATAACAAATGGGTTATTTTATACATCGAAAGATGGCTAAAAGCACCTCTTCAATTAAAAGATGGAATTCTTGTGACAAGAAATGCAGGAGTGCCCCAAGGAGGAGTGATTAGTCCAGTGCTTGCCAATCTATTTCTTCATTATGTATTTGACACCTGGATGACAAGGAAATATCCTAGCATGCCATGGTGTAGGTATTCTGATGATGGATTAATACACTGTAACACAGAACAAGACGCTCAACACCTTCTAACAAATCTAAAGAAACGATTTGAAGAATGTAGTTTGATGCTTCATCCAGATAAAACAAAGATTATTTACTGTAAAGATGGAAGCCGCAAGGGAAAGTACAAGGAAACCAAATTTGATTTTCTAGGCTATACCTTTCGGCCAAGACTGGTCAAAAACAGCAAACGAAGTAGCATGTTTATAAGTTTTACACCAGCAGTAAGCCAAGCGGCGCTAAAATCTATGAAAGCAACCATTAGGCAATGGAATATAAGAAATAGAACAGATTTAGAACTTGGAGATATAGCCAAAATGTATAATCCAGTTATTAGAGGATGGCTGGCATACTATGGGAAATATTCTCCATCAGCTCTATACCAATTCTGCAGACATTTTAATAAGACACTAGTGGCTTGGGGAATGCGTAAATACAAGGAACTTGCAGGTCATAAAACAAGAACGACTATCTTTATAGAAAAGATAGTAAAGGAAACCCCAGAGTTATTTGTACACTGGAATAAAGGAATGATAGGAGCGTTTGCTTAA
- a CDS encoding transposase: MNREVPVPFYERLVGKFHRSTHHKVHWQLDVSYGEDKSKVRKDHGPENLSVLKRCTMNLLKADTKTKAGIKGKRAKAGWNRDYMMEILNGK, encoded by the coding sequence ATGAATCGAGAGGTTCCTGTACCGTTCTACGAGAGGCTTGTGGGGAAGTTCCATAGGTCGACTCACCACAAAGTTCATTGGCAATTAGATGTTTCTTATGGGGAAGATAAGAGCAAAGTCCGTAAAGACCACGGTCCCGAAAATCTATCTGTTTTGAAAAGATGTACAATGAATTTATTAAAAGCTGATACAAAAACAAAAGCAGGAATCAAGGGCAAGAGAGCAAAAGCCGGGTGGAATCGAGACTACATGATGGAAATACTAAATGGTAAATAA
- a CDS encoding DUF6444 domain-containing protein, with the protein MTENAELKATVNRVEKVITKLETRMAQLEEQLNQNSKNSSKSPSTNQKVNYSLLPQAENRPYRSGASPILRNASF; encoded by the coding sequence TTGACAGAGAATGCAGAGCTAAAAGCTACGGTAAATAGAGTGGAAAAGGTAATCACCAAGCTTGAAACGCGCATGGCTCAGTTGGAAGAGCAGCTTAATCAAAATTCTAAAAATAGTTCCAAGTCACCATCGACAAATCAAAAAGTTAATTATTCACTATTACCTCAAGCAGAAAATCGACCTTATCGTTCTGGTGCTAGCCCTATTTTAAGAAATGCAAGCTTTTAA
- the tadA gene encoding tRNA adenosine(34) deaminase TadA translates to MLFPFTFKPQSEDEKFMLEALKEAWKAFKQGEVPVGAVLVHEGQVISRGYNQVELLKDATAHAEMLCITAGEVAIENWRLTDTTLYTTIEPCCMCAGAMFLSRISTLVWGAPDLRHGANGSWMNVFEKVHPTHNLNIRRGVLEEYGAALMRDFFKKCRQEKKALAGE, encoded by the coding sequence ATGCTTTTTCCCTTTACGTTTAAGCCCCAGTCAGAAGATGAAAAATTTATGCTTGAAGCTTTGAAAGAGGCCTGGAAAGCTTTTAAACAGGGGGAAGTTCCTGTCGGAGCTGTTTTGGTGCATGAAGGACAAGTAATCTCGAGGGGATATAACCAAGTAGAACTACTCAAAGATGCTACTGCCCATGCAGAAATGCTATGCATTACTGCAGGGGAAGTGGCAATAGAGAACTGGCGATTGACTGATACTACACTTTACACCACCATAGAACCTTGTTGCATGTGTGCAGGAGCTATGTTTTTATCAAGAATTTCCACGCTGGTATGGGGCGCGCCTGATTTAAGGCATGGGGCTAATGGGAGTTGGATGAATGTGTTTGAGAAGGTTCATCCTACGCATAATCTCAACATTAGGAGAGGCGTTCTAGAGGAATATGGAGCCGCCCTCATGCGTGATTTTTTTAAAAAATGTCGCCAAGAAAAAAAAGCTTTGGCTGGCGAGTAG
- the rpsO gene encoding 30S ribosomal protein S15: MSLDKGTKEEITKKFQLHEKDTGSADVQIAILTERIAELNEHLKRSPKDHASRLALFKHVGLRRRLLDYLNSTDTLRYLSLIKKLKLRK; the protein is encoded by the coding sequence ATGTCTCTAGACAAAGGAACGAAAGAAGAGATTACAAAAAAATTTCAGCTTCATGAAAAAGACACAGGCTCCGCTGACGTCCAAATCGCTATTTTAACAGAGCGTATTGCTGAATTAAATGAGCACCTTAAGCGTTCTCCTAAAGATCACGCTTCTAGGCTAGCTCTCTTTAAGCATGTTGGCCTAAGAAGACGTTTATTGGATTATTTAAACTCAACCGACACTTTGCGCTATTTGTCGCTTATTAAAAAGTTAAAATTAAGAAAATAA
- the pnp gene encoding polyribonucleotide nucleotidyltransferase, protein MQPHLMKVKVGEQELIFETGKIGKQANGAVLIKAGETYLFNSACAAANAADNIDFFPLKVDYQEKFSAVGKTISGFIKREGRPSEKETLISRLIDRPIRPMFPEGYYNEVQLLSYVWSYDGINMTEPLAICGISAALVLSDIPLLKPVAGVRVGLIDGKWLVNPTQEQMKKSKLDLMLAGTENAILMIEGHCDFLTEDQLMEAIEVGHNSIKIICQALHNWQKEIGKEKNLTTLKSLPKELMGEVEKLARPLLEPALRSNLKQDREEKLNAMRKAVVDTLLPEGEEPKYSVNQVNVALKDIQSKYMRKMILEEDIRSDGRDSKQIRSIDIEQGLLPRTHGSSLFTRGETQAVGVCTLGGEAMSQRYEDLDEESSRRFYLQYFFPPFSVGEVGRIGSPGRREIGHGKLAERALSAIVPTRDIFPYTMRLESTITESNGSSSMATVCAGCLSMMDAGVPIKRPIAGIAMGLILEEGHYKILSDILGIEDALGDMDFKIAGDQHGITAFQMDIKVEGITPAIMQAALNQAKEGRIHILNKMLEVCPTFKPQMSIYAPRIETMQIKPSKIATVIGPGGKQIRAIIEASGVEIDINDDGLISIASTNLEGIEKAKAIIHGLTAEVEIGRTYTGKVTSVVAFGAFIEILPGKEGLCHISEFEHTRIENLADHVKQGEIISVKVLDINERGQLKLSRKALLSK, encoded by the coding sequence ATGCAACCACACCTCATGAAGGTTAAAGTAGGCGAGCAAGAACTAATTTTTGAAACAGGAAAAATTGGTAAACAAGCCAATGGGGCTGTTTTAATAAAAGCAGGCGAAACTTATCTTTTTAATAGCGCTTGTGCGGCAGCTAACGCGGCTGATAATATTGATTTTTTCCCTTTGAAAGTTGATTACCAAGAAAAATTTTCTGCGGTAGGTAAAACGATTAGCGGCTTTATAAAAAGAGAAGGACGCCCATCTGAGAAAGAAACCCTTATTTCACGCCTTATAGACCGTCCAATACGTCCTATGTTTCCCGAGGGCTATTATAACGAAGTTCAACTATTGTCCTACGTTTGGTCTTATGATGGCATTAATATGACAGAGCCCTTGGCAATCTGTGGCATTTCAGCCGCTTTAGTACTCTCCGATATTCCCTTATTAAAACCTGTAGCTGGTGTACGTGTTGGTTTAATAGATGGGAAGTGGCTTGTCAACCCTACTCAAGAACAGATGAAAAAATCTAAATTAGACCTAATGCTAGCGGGAACCGAAAATGCCATTCTTATGATCGAAGGTCATTGTGATTTTCTGACCGAAGATCAACTCATGGAAGCCATTGAAGTAGGCCACAATAGTATCAAAATTATTTGCCAAGCCCTACACAATTGGCAAAAAGAGATTGGTAAAGAAAAAAATCTGACCACTCTTAAAAGCTTGCCTAAAGAACTCATGGGAGAAGTTGAAAAACTTGCTAGACCTCTTTTAGAACCTGCTTTAAGAAGCAATCTTAAGCAAGATCGTGAAGAAAAATTGAATGCTATGAGAAAAGCTGTGGTAGATACCCTTTTACCTGAAGGAGAAGAACCTAAATATTCCGTTAACCAGGTTAATGTGGCTCTTAAAGATATTCAGTCTAAATACATGCGTAAAATGATCTTAGAAGAAGATATCCGTAGCGATGGACGTGACAGTAAACAGATTCGCTCGATTGATATCGAACAAGGCCTTCTGCCTCGTACGCACGGCAGTTCACTATTTACACGTGGTGAGACGCAAGCAGTAGGTGTATGTACGTTAGGTGGGGAAGCTATGTCGCAAAGATACGAGGATCTCGATGAAGAGAGTAGCCGTAGATTTTATCTTCAATATTTCTTCCCTCCCTTCTCTGTAGGAGAAGTGGGACGCATAGGCTCTCCAGGACGCCGTGAAATTGGCCATGGAAAATTAGCAGAAAGAGCTTTGTCAGCTATTGTACCTACTCGAGATATCTTTCCTTATACCATGCGCTTAGAATCCACCATTACAGAATCTAATGGTTCTTCCTCCATGGCTACAGTATGTGCAGGCTGCCTTTCTATGATGGATGCAGGAGTACCTATTAAACGTCCAATTGCAGGAATTGCCATGGGACTGATTTTAGAAGAGGGGCATTATAAAATTTTGTCTGACATTTTGGGAATCGAAGATGCTTTAGGCGACATGGACTTTAAAATTGCTGGTGACCAGCATGGCATCACAGCCTTCCAAATGGATATCAAAGTAGAAGGAATTACCCCAGCTATTATGCAAGCGGCTCTAAATCAAGCTAAAGAGGGTAGAATTCACATCCTTAACAAGATGTTGGAAGTTTGTCCTACTTTCAAACCCCAGATGTCTATCTATGCCCCGCGTATTGAAACCATGCAGATTAAGCCTAGTAAGATTGCCACAGTGATAGGTCCAGGAGGAAAACAAATTCGAGCTATTATCGAAGCCTCCGGGGTAGAAATTGATATCAACGATGATGGCTTGATTAGCATAGCCTCTACAAACTTAGAAGGTATTGAAAAAGCCAAAGCTATTATTCATGGCCTAACAGCTGAAGTAGAAATAGGTAGGACTTATACAGGTAAAGTTACCTCTGTAGTAGCTTTCGGAGCATTTATAGAAATTTTACCGGGTAAAGAAGGGTTATGCCATATCTCTGAATTTGAACATACACGCATTGAAAACTTAGCCGATCATGTCAAACAAGGAGAAATAATTTCTGTAAAAGTTTTAGATATCAACGAACGTGGCCAGCTTAAGTTGAGCCGTAAAGCACTTCTTAGTAAGTAA